The DNA segment TATCTCCATCTTTTCCCTGCCTACCCCTTAGTGGGTGTGtgtgggcgggggtggggggacagagaAATATCCAGTTTCTTCTCCATGTAATAGTTCAGGACTGTGAAAAGTCAGGCAGAGATCTTCCTGGGAAATTAGGAAGGGCCCCTCTTTTGGCTCAGTCCAGGGAACAATAATTCTTGCCCCAGGCCCGATTCTTAAGAGGGCAGGGTAAGGCTGGGCAAGGTAGGGCAGAGCAAGCCAGACCTCCTCCATCCCGTTGCTCAATCCCATCGGGATGAAATTGTAATCCCGCACATTTAGGTGACTCAGTTTCTTCACAGCTTCCTGCCCTCTGATGAAAAAGAAGGGCCCAGGGAGAAGAAAAGCCCTGGACAAAAGCAGCTCCGCTTTTGCCCCTCTGGATGGGAACAGTGGGCGGGCCCTTCCTCTTTGCACCCGCCCCGaggatgtggggtgggggtgggggaagcccTCGCGCCCTCAGGCAGCAGTTGCACTCTCGGATGCAGCGGGTAGGGAGCAGTTTCTCCACCGGGCAGCGCGAACCCGGGGAAAACCGGGTAGCTTCCCGATGTCCCAGCGTGGCCCTTTCTGAACGAAATCAAGCGGCCACACTACCAGTGAGGCTGCTCAAGGATGATCTGGCTGCGGCACACGCCAATGGCTGTGAGGAACCAAGTTTCCAGATGAAGCTGGATGCCCATGGTTTCGCTCCGGAGGACTTGGTGGTGCGGATAGATGGCCAGAACCTGATGGTGACCGGCAAGCGGCAACAGGAGTCGAATGACCCGTCCAGAGGCCGCTACCGCCTGGAGCAGAGTGTGCACCGACAAATGCAACTCCCGATGACCTTAGATCCTGCAGCCATGACATGCAGCCTGACCCCCTCTGGCCATCTGTGGTTCAAGGGACAAAATAAGTGCCTACCTCTCCCTGAAGCCCAAACAGGCCCCCAAACAGGCCAGGCCTTGAGATTCAAGAGGGGAAGTTCTAAGTGCCCCAACCCACCTTAACGAACTAAACAACCGAGGCGTGCAGTAGCCTTAAAGTCCCTCAGTGTTTTTCCGGAGGGTGAAGAGTTGGAAATAAGTGGCTACCCGACTCCCCCAAAGTCCAAACAGGCCAGGGCATGAGACTCAGGAGAGGAGGCCTTAGGGGCTCCAACCTACCTTAATGCATTAAACAACCGAGGTGTGCAACAGTCTTGAAGTCCCCTCTGCGTTTTTCCAAAGGGTGAAGGGTTGGAACTGTAGGGGAGGGTGAACGGTTGGAGCTGTAGGGAAGGGTGAAGAGTTGGAGCTGTAGGGAGTGGGGTGACATCTGAAGGCGGTAAGTACACCAATAATCAGGTTTCTGGCCCTGAGATAAACTGGAGGTGTGTATGGATTTAGCCAATAGCAACAACTCCAGCAGGGAGCAGCAGAGAGCTGGGATAGCCCTAGCTGTTACCAGTGTTCAGAATCAGCAGGTGGTCCTGAATTAGGATGGACTGTGTTGAATGTGTCATGGGAGTGTCATGAAGGACAGAGGGAGTAATGGGCTGTAGCATAGGCCTTATGACCAATCCTGTGTTCCTCATCAGGGAGAGGACAAAAAGATGGGTCTGAGTCCTGATGCAGTCCTATCAAAAAAACCCTCACAGGTCACTTCAGACACCAACAATCTTCAAATACAGGTTGCATATTCTTTAATGTAAGCCGAGGGGAGCCAGGTGTCAGCCCCAGGTCAGTCCTATCCTCCACCATCAGAGCTGCCAACAGCAGGGCCTCTTTCTTTTGGTTACCATGACCAGCAGCATCCTCTCACACACATGGAGTAGAGCCATTTAATCAGATTGATGATTCATTTTAAATTAACTTCAGGAAAAATTGAGAGGATATGTATGGCCTGATAAACTGCCAGAGAAAGACGAGGAAGACAAGTGTGAGGTCGATCGATCGGCTGACTATATTGACAAGATACTGATTGGTTACATGTTGAAGAAAACATACAATACAAAATACAGAAAAAGTTGGTtccatccctcccactccccccccttacccacccacccccgaATACTCATCATCGTGATTTGGTCAGAACAGGGCTCAGAGCCAGAGGTCAGGGTGACTAAGGGTGGAGGAGGCCTGGGCCATGGGTGTGGCTGTCACAAATGATGCTTAAGTAATGCTGCGGTTTCTCTCCCAGCTGGGAGTCAGATGGGGAGGGGGCTGCAGCCTGATTGACAGCCAGCTGAGGAAAGAGctgcctgtcccttccccagCCCAGGGCCTGCCCACTGCCCCAGCCCAAGACGGCTCCCAACAAGGTCGATGTGGGTGTTCTTGCTGAGTCTGCTCTccagcaagaaggaaggaaagggtagCTGCTCCAAGCCCTGTCCCAGGATGAAGAGCACAGGAGCATGGCTACTACCAGCAAAGGGCAAGTGGGGGAGCAGTAGAAAGGGAACAGGGAAGAGCAGAAGatcatatatattaaaaaagtGACTTAAGACTTAAAATTGAATTAGTATTTGTACAGAAAGGTGCAGGTGGAATAACTCCCTCCGGCCTAGGATCAAAGTTATGCGGAGAATTCATGATGGACCCTTCCCCTGCCCCCAGTGGTGGCCCGAGTTGTTAAGTGCGATTGGTTAGAGTAGATTCCAGTCAGGTCATTCTGCTGGAGGAGTGGGGGCAGTGGCAGGTAAGGGGCTCAGTTGCTGCAGCACTGGCTCCGGCTGGCTGGGTTGCTCTCCTGCAGATCCACACCTCTGTTTCGGCCTGGAGCACCAGCTGCATTCTGGGGCTCATTCTTGGGAAGCTTCTTAGCTGTttaggagagaaggggaaatgtATCTTGCAGTCACCTAACACTCCCACCTAATCAGTGACAACCAGAATAATGGAAGGCCTGTGTGCCAGGTATACTGTGTGTCTCTAGAAACTGAAACAGAGAACTTCCTCAAAACCACAGTGACTATCTGCattgccaggatttgaactcatagACAGAAGGATTCCTGAGGCAAAAGAGCTAAAGTCCTGCGGGGGAAGAGACAGCAATGGAAGGCTCTGATGTGGGCAGGGAGAATAAAAAAAGACTGGTCCAGGCATCAGAAAGTTCTGCATCTGGCAGTCAGCTAGACAATTTTATCAGTTTAAATGGTGAAAATCCTGCTAGGGAAGACATCCCACAAACCCACTAGACACCAGCACACAGGGTTCTGCTGTGCTCaggggaagggcagggagaggcaacTTACCTATCGCCATGAAAATTTCATTCACGTTCATTGCAGTCTTTGCGGACGTCTCCATGAACAGCAAACTGTTGTCATCTGCGTAGGCTTGTGCTTCCTAATTCAGATGTGAggaagagggtgggaggggagtgTTGGCAAATGGCAGGGGCTAAGACCCAGGATAAAATCTTCCCTAGTCTCTGCCCTTATAAAACAAGAGACTGGGCAGATGCAGGGCTTTCAGGCTTAGTGCTCCCTGTTTTGGGTTTTGCTCGAAGACCAGCATCATGTACCCTCCACTCACATGCTATCCCTCTCAGTTCACAAATATTGGCAGATTCTTATTCTATGTCCTCTCTGCCTACCTGCTCTTCAAAATCACTAGGTGAAAAATCCTTCTAGAGAGATACCCTGCACCCCTGGACAAAAGCATAAGAACACGTGGATGCCACCTGCAGCACTGTTTCTAGTCCTCAGCTATCGCAAACAATCCAGGAGGCCATCAAGTTAGGCACTGGCAAAAGATGAACTGCATGCAGAGCGGGGTATGGTGGCTCATGATCATAATcccaggagaaggaagcaagaggttcaggagttcaaggccagcagcctgggctacatactccATGAGATACTTCCTGTTCCCCATACCTATAAACATATGACACTAACATACAGTACATGTGATACACAGCATATTCCCATctactataaaaagaaaaagaaatgtacatTTTTGGAAAGACAAAAACCTGGGAATTCCGGATAAGGATAAGAAAGGCTGAGTTTCTAGGATTAGAGAGACAAAACTCATTATCTATACCATGTTGGTATAGATGCATACATTGCCTAAAAAAGTACTGATTCTGTCCGTACTGCTCATCAACCTACTCCCCCAACACAGAGATAATTCCTTTATGGCCTGTGCTTGAGTCCTGAGAGGGCAGCAGATGAGAACTGCCACTGCCTGCCACCTCACAGGGCCCAGGCAGCCTGGGGAAGCCTCCCTCATGGAACCAGCTCACCCTTCCCCAAGTTCTGAGATCTTACCTGAAACTCCACGGCTCTCTTGCtggccaggtctgctttgttACCCGCTAGTGCAATGACGATGTTGGGGCTGGCCTGCCTCTGTAACTCCTTCACCCAGTTCTTAGCCCGTGCAAATGTATCCTGAGGAGACAGGATGAGAATGTCAAAGGGACAGAGGAAATATTCTACTCAGGGTGACTCAGTTGCAAATGCAAACTGCATAACCATAGGTATTTGAAACATCACCCCTAAAGATTATCATGAAAAGATTATCATGAGAGCGCCCAGACAACAAGGAATCTGCCCATATACCGCCCTGGAACAGAAGGCTGAGTGGTCTGAgatgaagttttttgtttgtttaagattaatttatttcatctatgtgagtacactgtcactgtcttcagacacaccagaagtgggcatcagatgtcattacagatggttgtgagccaccatgtggttgctgggaattgaactcaggacctctggaagagcagtcagtgctcttaaccactgagccatctctccagcctgaaaaatGAAGTTTTTATAACCCAGTTCTTGGGTATGGGCAAATAGAAATGAAgggcaaagagaaaggaaggaaagtctTTACTGTGTTGGTGATGTCATAGACCACAATGGCTGCTTGGGCCCCCCGATAGTACATCGGGGCCAGGCTGTGATATCGCTCTTGCCCAGCTGTGTCCCAGATCTCAAACTTGACCGTTGTGTCGTCTAagcagacagtctgtgtgaggaaaGCCGCTGCAAGAGAAAAGGTGCTGTCATTAGGCAAGGAGGAGCTGGAAACCACCCTGACTTGGGTGTCTCTGTTGTTGATTCTGGCATGTAGAAGCCTGTCCACACAGGGCAGGTGGGGCTTATGCTCCTCTATGTTGTCTGGGAAGTGTCTGCACTTGAGTCATTTCAGAGCCACCCTGCAAAGCACAGCAGGGGCTGGATAAGGGAGGCATGGGGGAACCCTGATGCCAACCTCGAAAAGGTAAGCTTCCATTCCCCCTAGCCTTCCTTCCGCTGCCCTTCACAGACCCATTTCAGCTCAGGGGTGAAAGCGACCTTCAGTTTTGGGAAGGTATTCTCTCTGGGAAATATACACTGTCACACTGCCAGGCTGTGGCTGGGTGGCTGGCTTCCCAACTACCCCTGCCACCTCCAGGCACTCCAGCAAGCCACTATCCCCACTGTGACTCAGAACTGTTCTTGTATGGCCAACCTGTGGTTTGAATACAGATGCTACCTGAGACAGAAACACAGCTGCCTAGAAACCTCCTACCAACCAAGAGAGCAAAGAAGGAAGACTCAAGTCCATGGGTAGCCCTGGCCTCTTGAGGTTCACAAGGACTATAGATGTGAGAGGTTGAGGCAAACATGCTTTGAAGGAAAATCCTAGAGCTgggacagacaggtagacaggtaggaCTCCCCATATCCTGGACTCAGCAGAAGATTATGACAGTTCTGTGGGAAGCGGTTTTCCTTGTTGCTGTTCcccacatccccagccccctgaagagCCTGGGCTGCCAACTCACTTCCCTCTCTCTAACTCCTAACAGAGCTGAGGAGGCAGTGAGAAGACTGCTGACATGGCCCATTCTGTTTCCAGCTGCCTTGAAATCTACTAACCAGGAGAGCAGAAGGAAGACTCAAGTCAAGGCTGGCTCAAATTTGAGAGGCTCAAATTGACTAAGGATGTGAGAGACTGAGTCTAGACCCTTATTCACATCCTAAATGCTGCCCAATGGGGAATCAGAGATACCTTCTGAGCTCCAGAAAGAACAAAGGACAGcaacagaggacagaggacaggacACACATACTGCCctgcagggaagaaaaaaaaaaggcctcacATCCACACAAATAATAGAGGCCAGACTAGAGCAGAAAGCCAGTTTCAATCCCTAGGTAATTCTTAGCATCCTTGCTTCTGACTGCTGGGTTCAACTCCAGAGCCCAATGACAAAAAGGTGTTCCAAGGTCAGACCCAGTTTCTGTATGCACagctttccttctcctccagacACCTCTGGCCTCCCGACTCCCTTTGCTCACTCACCTCCAATTGTGCTCTCCTGGTACTCATGGAACTGCCCCTTGACAAAGCGGAGGACCAGGCTGGATTTGCCCACTGCAGACTCGCCCAAGAGGACCAGCTTAAACTGACAGATCTTGTTGCCTGCAGCTGGTCCATTGGGTCGTGCTGCACCTCCTCGACCCGCCATGGTGCGATGCTCTGTAGTAGTACCAGTGAGCGTGGGGGTGGGGTCGGTGCTTTGCAAAGAGGCACTtaatgggaagggaggcctcCAACTGCAGGGGAGAAATCAGAAGTAGGGAGTTAGAATGAGACTGTCAAAGGTGCCCTCCCTGATGACCTGGGTAACTGCTCTTGCCCCTAGACTTCCAGCCCTTTCCACAGGATTGAACAGGAAGTCTTTACTACATTGAACTATACTCTCTCCCGCAGAGTGGTACCAAGCAAAATGGCTTCCCAACGTTAGGCTCATGGTTCCTGAGCAAAAACTCAGACTTCCCTCTCTCAAAAACAtaaattcacttaaaaaaatacaggagaggaatggataccaGCATGAGTCAACAGGTTCATTGAGCTCTACCTCTGCACTCCCCCAAAAGAGGGCCCTGGAAGACAACTAGGATTTAGGTCATCAAACAATAAGATTGTAGTCTAATACTAGGCTCACAGCCTACTCTGCAGGAGcagtgtggggaggtgggtgAAGGCACAGCAGGCCCTGGCAGCCAGCTCCTCAGATACGGTGCTTATGGTACTCGGAGAGCAAGACCTGGCAAGCTAGAGTTGTCATCAGAATGGCCAGGCTTGTGCCACACAGCACAATGACTGACTTTCTTGCCTTTCTGAGGCTGTACACCAGAATCTAAGCATGCTCCCTTGCACTTCCTCAGCGTCTTTCCCGTCTTCAGTTTTGGAAGGGCCTAAAGtctcacacacattaaaaaacaaaccacacagaAAACCAAACATGCTCTGTGGCCGGAGCTCTGCCCCAAGTCTCTGCTGCCAGCTCTCCCTTTTAAATAGAGACCTAGCTTCCACTGCCtactggcagaggcagaggtgacaCAAAGGAAGCTTAGGGGGAGGACGGGTGGAGGCAAACATGACACTGAGACCTACTTTCCTAGCAGCTGGTGGTCCAGTCCTGAGTTTACCACTCAGCCTCAGAAACTCAAACTTTCTGGAAGCTTCCAAACTGCACAGAAGGATGAGAAGCCTCTAGAAAACATATGTCGAAAGATATCAGAACACACATAGGGAGAGCTGAACTTCCCCTGAACGGGAGTGTATCCCCTATAGTCCAGGGACAGGGAAATGATGAACAGAGGCCTGTGGGAAGCTCTGTGTCCCTGTAAGAAGCTGACAGCAAAGGGCCTGCTTTGTtcagcctcaaatcctttgcacaTCCAGAATCTCCCAACAATTCATTTTAAAAGTGAGCTTCAGGAAGAATGACTCACTAATCAGGAGCAACTGTTTCCTTTCTGGGCAgcactaaaggaaaaaaaagctttGAAATGGGGGCCACCTCTTCCCCAAAGTACAAGGAAggaagttgggggggggggcggcggcaATCTTCAATATGATTACTAACCAGAAATGTCATTTAGACATGCCATAGGTAAGATGCTTTCTCAGTCACCCTGGACAGGAAAGACAAGGCCTGTACAGTTTCATTGGGAGAGCTTGCTCTCAATGCCCATGCGTGTTCTAGGAACTCAGAGTGCTTACCTCAGCAATCATTCTGACAGACGGAGCTAGCACTCAAGGAGAACTGCACTATTATCTCTTTTGAGCTTTAACATAACCTTCTATTTTTATAGACATAACTCGACAATATTAAGTGCCCGGGTCAAGGCCATTCAGTATACAAGTGACAGAGTCAGGACACTACTGGCTACTCGGGTTAGTACACACAGGCTCATTTGTTATCAGGCTGTTCTCCCTGCTGGGGCGAACAATGAGGACCACGCCCACCCTTGGTGTTTGGTTTTGAGTGGCTGCAGCAGTTCCGCTGGCTCAGCAAGGTCTGGACCCAGGAAAAGTGACCCTGATACACAATGGAATTTACAAGTTGGTGATTACCCTGAGTGCACATGACACTCGGCAGAGACTCAGCTCAAGCACAAGTATGAAAGGAGTGCGGCAAGGGAGGGGACAAGCAAAACCCTGGCTGCAAGAAACCACAGCAGTTGTGGAGAAGAGACAACTACTGGCATGGGCAGTCATCCACAAGGTCACCAGAGAGAGGCAGTCTAATGTCAGTCGTACCAAACCCACAACTCTGTAAACCTGCCCAGACAGAATGTGATTtgctccttctcattcttcttctccatttttccccCCTTAAGCCAAAAAGGGAGAAAATGAGTTCTCACCAACAATTCTCAACCTTATCTGTATGTGGATGCCATCTGTGGGGCTGGCCAGGCTCATCCAGGCTCAGAACAGCGCCAACTATCCACAAGCACCACCGAAATACAAATGGGACTTGAGTAGTTAGCATAAAGCAAACGAAGCACAGGTTGGAGTGACACGAGTGTGACTGTCTCACCCTGTTCCTGGCTTATCACACACAAGCCACTTGAGCTAAGTCAAACCAGGACAATTAGTGACGTGGTGCATCACGGTTCATGCCAGAGTCTGCTCAGAGTGCAGCACCTTCTCCATAGACTGGTAAGCAGGCCCTGGCTTTGCTAGTACACTGACAAGTTCTACCCAGCTGGCTTAAACTGACTGCTGACAGGTCCTTCCTTCTCCCTGGCCCTGCCTCCAGAAACCCCTAAGCAGGTGTTCACAGCCCTTTTTATAGTGGCTACCTCGAGGCTTTTCTGGCCCCAAGAAGGGATCACATGAGCAGAAATGTCTGACCTTTTCAGTCAATAAAGCACTAAGCAAGACAATTTTTGTCATGAAGTA comes from the Rattus norvegicus strain BN/NHsdMcwi chromosome 10, GRCr8, whole genome shotgun sequence genome and includes:
- the Hspb9 gene encoding heat shock protein beta-9, encoding MGTVGGPFLFAPAPRMWGGGGGSPRALRQQLHSRMQRVGSSFSTGQREPGENRVASRCPSVALSERNQAATLPVRLLKDDLAAAHANGCEEPSFQMKLDAHGFAPEDLVVRIDGQNLMVTGKRQQESNDPSRGRYRLEQSVHRQMQLPMTLDPAAMTCSLTPSGHLWFKGQNKCLPLPEAQTGPQTGQALRFKRGSSKCPNPP
- the Rab5c gene encoding ras-related protein Rab-5C, with the protein product MAGRGGAARPNGPAAGNKICQFKLVLLGESAVGKSSLVLRFVKGQFHEYQESTIGAAFLTQTVCLDDTTVKFEIWDTAGQERYHSLAPMYYRGAQAAIVVYDITNTDTFARAKNWVKELQRQASPNIVIALAGNKADLASKRAVEFQEAQAYADDNSLLFMETSAKTAMNVNEIFMAIAKKLPKNEPQNAAGAPGRNRGVDLQESNPASRSQCCSN